In Candidatus Binatota bacterium, the genomic stretch CCGTTGAGCACCGCAGCGTTGGGCACAGACGGCGCTATCAAGCCGTCGTAAGTAGCTCGGCGATAAGAATCACTTCCCTGGCGACCTCTACCAGCCGCTTCTTATGATCCATGGCCGTCTTTTGAAGCATTCGGTGGGCCTCGTCCTCGGTGCACTGTCGCTGCTCCATGACGATGCCCTTTGCCCGTTCGACCAGCTTGCGGGAAGCCAGGTCTGATCGGGCCTCGGCCAGCTCCCGTCGCAGTACCTGCAGTTCCTTGAAACGAGCAACCGCGAGATCCAGTACAGCTGGTACCCTGCTGGTATCCATGCCCTTGACCACGTAGGCGGTAACGCCCGCCTTCAAAGAATCGACCATCAGCCCACGATCCGAATTGTCCGTGAACATGGCCACAGGCAGAGCCCGCCCCTCGCCTATCCTGGCGACCTGCTCGACAAGCTTACGGTCAAGAAACGGCGCGTTTACAAGCAGGACATCCGGCTCAATTTCCCGAACAAGCCCACTCCAGTCACCACTGCTCAGAGCACAATCAGCCAGCGCGTAACCCGAACTGACCACACTCTGGGACAGCCTCTGCATATGTGTCTCGCTGTCAGTCACCACCATCACCTGAAGCATTACGTTCGATTCCACCAGAACGGATAGAATGTGCTGTAATTTCCAGTACCCTGGCCGCCTGCGAGTCCGCTCCGTTCCCTAGCCCCCTGAGAGTTCGACCAGCGAAGTCGGCAAAACAACACTCCACCCGTTGACACAGTGCAGCAATATTCGGGCCAACCCCCGGGCCAAGCTAATACAAGCGTTCTGGCCGAACCGCTGACCGGGCTGCCCGATGGTTTGTCAGTTACTGCCCAACTGTTGGGCAACTGGCGGCACCGGCGTTAAAGCCAGCGAATCAATAAGAAGCCCCCCGCGCGCCCCAGTAGCATTACGCGGCGTATGAACTGCTTGCGAGTTCGGTAATCTACGCTTGCAAAGTTCGGATCTACAAACCACCCATGAGAGAACCTTCCCGAACATGATCCAGGCCGTAAGATACACGCTGTGGGCCAGTGCCCCGTTCAACCTGCTGGCGGCTTACATGGTGTTGCTTCCCTCCTCTGCGCTGGGGAGGCTGGTGGGAATGCCCCCCTCGCCGCCCCTGGTGTACTCCGCCTTGCTGGCAACAATGATCGCCCTGTTCGGCCTGGCTTACGCCTGGCTGGCCACGCAGCCGGAAATAGACCGACCGCTGGTCGGGTTAGCCGCAATAGCCAAGACCATGGTGTTCGTAATCGCCCTGCTGCTCTGGCTGGCGGACCGGGGTCCGGGAGGACTGGTGCTGGTGGCCTGCGCGGACCTGGCATTCGCCTCCCTGTGGGGCTGGTGGCTGCTGTCCCCGACGGAACCCGGCCGCACCCGCTAGGGATCCAGGTTGCGTATGTGTCTGTGGTGAAAAAAATAAACCTTTTACTTAGAAATATAAAAGTGCAGCCAGCGCTCCTTCTGAACCGTCCCTACACTGCCATAGCTAAGGTTTGCCGGGCAATGGCAAACCTCAGTGGGGCTTGACAAAGCCCCCCCAAATGGCGTTATCTGCCCTCTATAGGAATGTTTTGGAGCAGGTATTATGAAGCCATCCGTGGTTAGACGTCCTCTCTTCTTTGTCACCAATATTTTAATAGCGATCACTGCCGCCTTGACGCTACTGGCGCTCCCGTACCAGGCCGGGACAGCGGTGGCGGCGGCCGACGATGCAGCACCTGCTGCCGCGGCTGTTACCGGGGGCTCCGGCCTGCGGGTCCACATTGACCCGCGCACCGGCGAATTGCTCGACGAGCCCCCGCCGGGATCTGAAACTGACGTGGCCGCCAGTTTGAAGTCGATCAGTCCCAAGCTGGTCGAGGAGCCAAGCCCGGTGGCAGGCGGTGGCACGATGATACGCCTGGATGATCGTTTCCGGGCGGATTTCCGAGCCGAAGTGGGGCCAGACGGCAAACTCGTCACCGATTGCCAACAGCCTGCCGAGTCCCGATAGCCGATCGCCGAAACACCATAGCTGCTGTGATCGATTGATGAATTTTTGAACTGACAAGGGGGTTACCGATGTTCACCCGAAGGCTCCGCACAGCCTGTGCTTTAATTCTTCCTTTCTTCCTGCTGGCCACCTTTTCCGTGGCCAGCGCCTCGACCGTAACC encodes the following:
- a CDS encoding ANTAR domain-containing protein: MESNVMLQVMVVTDSETHMQRLSQSVVSSGYALADCALSSGDWSGLVREIEPDVLLVNAPFLDRKLVEQVARIGEGRALPVAMFTDNSDRGLMVDSLKAGVTAYVVKGMDTSRVPAVLDLAVARFKELQVLRRELAEARSDLASRKLVERAKGIVMEQRQCTEDEAHRMLQKTAMDHKKRLVEVAREVILIAELLTTA